The Corynebacterium tuberculostearicum genome window below encodes:
- the mshA gene encoding D-inositol-3-phosphate glycosyltransferase translates to MRIAMISMHTSPIEQPGSGDAGGMNVYVLNSARQLARRGIEVDVYTRATRPSQGEIIEVEPHLRVINIVAGPYEGLDKEDLPTQLAAFAGGMVQFAKWQGKKYDLIHSHYWLSGQVGWLLRDLWGIPLIHTAHTLAAVKNASRTADDTLESEARRICEQQLVDNADLLVVNTEQEARDLAEHYDAECDIIRVVSPGADVELFTPGTDRNTERSRRELGIPLHTKVVAFVGRLQKFKGPEVLIRATAELFRREPTRNLRVVICGGPSGANTAPEAYRELARELGVDKRVRFLGARPPEELVGVYRAADIVAVPSYNESFGLVSLEAQASGTPVVAAAVGGLPIAVAEGETGLLVHSHAPSDWADALARLLDDDPMRIAMGEAAVAHAARFSWASSAAALAEIYDEASRIEVPDCHQRRAIGD, encoded by the coding sequence ATGCGCATCGCCATGATCTCTATGCATACCTCGCCGATTGAACAGCCCGGCTCGGGGGACGCCGGCGGCATGAACGTCTACGTCCTCAATAGTGCGCGCCAACTGGCTCGCCGGGGGATCGAGGTGGACGTCTACACGCGCGCCACTCGGCCTAGCCAGGGCGAAATCATTGAGGTTGAGCCCCACCTGCGCGTCATTAATATCGTCGCCGGGCCGTACGAGGGCCTGGATAAAGAGGATCTGCCGACCCAGCTGGCCGCTTTCGCGGGCGGCATGGTGCAATTTGCCAAGTGGCAGGGCAAGAAATATGACCTTATTCACTCGCACTACTGGCTCTCCGGCCAGGTGGGCTGGCTACTGCGGGATCTCTGGGGCATCCCGCTCATCCACACGGCCCATACCCTCGCCGCGGTGAAGAACGCCTCCCGGACCGCGGATGACACCTTGGAGTCCGAGGCCCGGCGCATCTGTGAGCAGCAACTAGTGGATAACGCGGACCTGCTCGTGGTCAATACCGAGCAAGAGGCCCGCGACTTGGCCGAGCACTACGACGCCGAGTGCGACATCATTCGCGTGGTCTCGCCCGGCGCCGACGTCGAGCTTTTTACCCCTGGCACGGACCGCAATACCGAGCGCTCCCGCCGCGAGCTGGGCATTCCACTGCACACCAAGGTGGTGGCCTTTGTGGGGCGCCTGCAAAAATTCAAGGGCCCAGAGGTCCTCATCCGCGCCACGGCCGAGCTCTTCCGCCGCGAACCGACCCGCAACCTGCGCGTGGTCATCTGTGGCGGACCATCGGGGGCCAATACGGCGCCGGAGGCCTATAGGGAGTTGGCGCGTGAGTTGGGCGTCGATAAGCGCGTGCGCTTTTTGGGCGCCCGCCCGCCAGAGGAGCTGGTGGGGGTCTACCGCGCGGCCGATATCGTGGCGGTGCCTAGCTATAACGAGTCCTTCGGCCTAGTGTCGCTGGAGGCCCAGGCTTCTGGCACGCCGGTGGTGGCCGCGGCCGTTGGCGGGCTGCCCATCGCCGTGGCCGAAGGGGAGACCGGCCTGCTGGTGCACTCGCATGCCCCATCCGACTGGGCCGATGCTCTAGCCCGCCTGCTTGACGACGACCCCATGCGCATCGCCATGGGCGAAGCCGCCGTCGCCCACGCCGCGCGCTTTAGTTGGGCCAGCTCCGCCGCCGCGCTCGCAGAAATCTATGACGAGGCCAGCCGCATCGAGGTCCCGGATTGCCATCAACGGCGGGCGATTGGGGATTAA
- a CDS encoding phosphoglyceromutase, which produces MTNGKLILLRHGQSKWNESNQFTGWVDVDLTEKGEAEAKRGGELLAQEGVLPDVLYTSLLRRAIRTANIALNAADRHWIPVVRDWRLNERHYGALQGLNKAETKEEYGEEKFMAWRRSYDTRPPELADDSEYSQADDPRYADLDKVPQTECLKDVVARFVPYFEEEILPRAKKGETVLIAAHGNSLRALVKHLDNISDDDIAGLNIPTGIPLVYEITEDGSVVNPGGTYLDPEAAAAGAAAVAAQGGK; this is translated from the coding sequence ATGACTAACGGAAAGCTGATTCTTCTTCGCCATGGCCAATCCAAGTGGAACGAGTCCAACCAGTTCACTGGCTGGGTCGATGTAGATCTGACCGAAAAGGGCGAGGCGGAAGCCAAGCGCGGCGGTGAGCTGCTCGCGCAGGAAGGCGTTCTGCCCGATGTACTCTATACCTCTCTTCTGCGCCGTGCTATCCGCACCGCGAACATCGCTCTTAACGCCGCCGACCGCCACTGGATTCCAGTGGTGCGCGACTGGCGCCTCAACGAGCGCCACTACGGCGCCCTGCAGGGCCTGAACAAGGCCGAGACCAAGGAAGAGTACGGCGAGGAAAAGTTCATGGCATGGCGCCGCTCCTATGACACGCGCCCGCCGGAGCTGGCCGATGACTCCGAGTACTCCCAGGCCGATGACCCGCGCTACGCGGACCTGGACAAGGTCCCGCAGACCGAGTGCCTGAAGGACGTCGTCGCCCGCTTCGTGCCGTACTTCGAGGAAGAAATCCTCCCACGCGCTAAGAAGGGCGAGACCGTACTTATCGCCGCTCACGGCAACTCCCTGCGCGCACTGGTCAAGCACCTGGACAATATCTCTGATGACGATATTGCCGGCCTGAATATTCCGACCGGCATCCCGCTGGTCTATGAGATCACCGAGGACGGCTCCGTGGTAAACCCAGGTGGCACTTACCTGGATCCGGAAGCCGCCGCTGCCGGCGCCGCCGCCGTTGCTGCGCAGGGCGGTAAGTAA
- a CDS encoding IS30 family transposase has product MSGVVGPFHSLSESDRRGLVALVGSGRSVRSAAGELGCHYGHALNFCHAFGLPVVYKAKRVDRRGSQAVQLVELVRSGLSVRQAAKRCGMHLTAAYAVATEAGCHIRLSQYARKVRQTQLRVEYLRLRLASLPGGDAGTAVGIDRRLRLDFEKGLTKSQGRREEFIPVGEDASTYNRLMKALRQRHDVIESGRLAPPALPSGVDPYKRISNRYICFEERVIIADLLREDVPLREIGRRLGRSASSIQREVRRNHSAQGPYRAETAQLKACARRLRPKIPKLLANKRLWDYVCAQLRAQWSPEEISNRLPIDYPTDKDMRISHETIYDAFYLQAKGRLKDLGLDLPTGRKKRKKRQTRSSTPAQQRFVDDMILIDDRPDEVSERILPGHWEGDLILGKNNQSAVITLVERVSRFVVLGHLPGRHTSKEVFTALHKAVTGIDKAIWSSITWDQGSEMAGHKAFTMATDIPIYFCHPGSPWERGSNENTNGRLRRNLPKNSDLSIYSAEDLEMIANIHNHKPRKALNWRTPAEVMTNALTQTGSIKPN; this is encoded by the coding sequence GTGTCTGGGGTTGTTGGCCCGTTTCATTCGTTGTCTGAATCGGATCGTCGTGGCTTAGTTGCCTTGGTTGGCAGTGGGCGTAGTGTCCGTTCGGCGGCTGGTGAGCTTGGCTGTCATTACGGGCATGCTTTGAATTTTTGCCATGCCTTTGGATTGCCAGTCGTGTATAAAGCCAAACGAGTTGATCGCCGCGGCAGCCAGGCTGTCCAGCTTGTAGAGCTAGTCCGAAGCGGACTGTCGGTACGCCAAGCTGCTAAAAGATGTGGGATGCATCTTACCGCTGCGTATGCCGTAGCTACGGAAGCTGGGTGCCATATCCGGTTAAGTCAGTATGCTCGGAAAGTCCGCCAGACGCAGTTAAGAGTGGAATACCTGCGCCTTCGGCTGGCGAGCCTGCCTGGTGGTGATGCTGGCACGGCAGTAGGAATTGATCGTCGACTGCGTTTAGATTTCGAAAAAGGACTCACCAAATCCCAGGGTCGACGAGAAGAGTTCATACCCGTCGGCGAAGACGCCAGCACGTATAACAGACTTATGAAAGCGCTGCGCCAACGCCATGATGTCATCGAATCCGGAAGGCTTGCCCCTCCCGCCTTACCTAGCGGGGTAGATCCGTATAAACGCATCAGCAATCGCTACATTTGCTTCGAAGAACGCGTCATCATCGCCGATCTTCTCCGCGAAGATGTGCCACTGCGTGAGATTGGGCGCCGTTTAGGGCGAAGTGCATCGTCAATTCAGCGTGAAGTACGCAGAAACCACAGTGCTCAAGGCCCGTATCGTGCAGAAACAGCCCAGTTAAAGGCCTGTGCGCGGAGGTTGCGGCCGAAAATACCGAAACTACTAGCCAACAAAAGACTATGGGACTATGTATGCGCACAATTGCGGGCACAATGGTCACCTGAGGAGATTTCTAATCGCCTGCCCATCGACTACCCCACTGATAAGGACATGCGCATTAGTCACGAAACGATTTATGACGCCTTTTACCTGCAGGCCAAAGGAAGACTCAAAGACCTTGGCCTGGACTTGCCGACCGGTAGAAAGAAACGCAAGAAACGCCAAACCCGCTCCAGCACACCTGCCCAGCAACGCTTCGTCGACGACATGATCCTCATAGACGACCGGCCAGATGAGGTAAGTGAACGTATTTTGCCAGGCCACTGGGAAGGCGACCTCATCCTCGGTAAAAACAACCAATCAGCGGTAATCACGCTAGTAGAACGTGTTAGCCGATTTGTTGTCCTTGGCCACTTACCGGGAAGGCATACCAGCAAAGAAGTATTCACAGCCCTGCACAAGGCAGTTACAGGAATCGATAAAGCTATCTGGTCATCAATTACCTGGGACCAAGGAAGCGAAATGGCTGGTCATAAAGCTTTTACCATGGCCACTGACATTCCCATCTACTTCTGCCATCCAGGATCACCATGGGAACGCGGCAGCAACGAAAACACCAACGGCAGGCTCAGAAGAAACCTTCCCAAAAACAGCGACCTGTCCATCTACAGCGCCGAGGACCTAGAAATGATCGCCAACATTCACAACCACAAACCACGCAAAGCACTCAACTGGCGCACCCCAGCCGAAGTCATGACCAACGCCCTCACACAAACCGGTAGCATCAAACCAAACTAA
- a CDS encoding sensor histidine kinase, with amino-acid sequence MELILSFAAGVVACGLALPVISWLRGRIARYRQATDAEANQVTTVSQVLHLAVQGSPTALAVLDRNQEIVMSNPAAHEMSLVHDRAVNPDVWQTAQEVFEDKETRTVDLAIPKRRTGHRVTQFKAVIKPLTLNDGRFVIIYGTDESENVRMESARRDFVANVSHELKTPVGGIALLAEALLQDPGDQETVEYFGNKVYKEANRMADMVSELISLSKLQGAEALPEMEPLAVDDLIEEALSRNQLAAEARSIELNRGASAGVQVKGDRSLLVTALSNLVSNAINYSPEKMPVSVSQKVVDGGVVLIRVTDRGIGIAPDDQKRVFERFFRVDQARSRQTGGTGLGLAIVKHVVANHGGNIKLWSRPGTGSTFTIELPIYREEKPAQDAGMKDNEKKDAVTAAAPGLPRAVARVAARRKDKAQ; translated from the coding sequence GTGGAATTGATTCTTTCCTTTGCCGCCGGCGTGGTGGCCTGCGGATTGGCGCTGCCGGTGATTTCCTGGTTGCGCGGGCGCATTGCGCGCTACCGCCAAGCCACCGATGCCGAGGCCAACCAGGTCACGACGGTCAGCCAGGTGCTGCACTTGGCCGTGCAGGGCTCACCGACGGCCCTGGCGGTGTTGGACCGCAACCAAGAAATCGTCATGTCCAATCCCGCCGCCCACGAGATGTCCCTGGTGCATGACCGCGCCGTGAACCCAGACGTGTGGCAGACCGCGCAGGAGGTCTTCGAGGACAAGGAGACCCGCACCGTCGACCTGGCCATTCCCAAGCGCCGCACGGGGCACCGCGTCACTCAGTTCAAGGCGGTCATTAAGCCGCTGACGCTTAACGACGGCCGCTTTGTCATCATTTACGGCACCGATGAGAGCGAAAACGTCCGCATGGAATCCGCCCGCCGCGACTTCGTGGCAAACGTCTCCCATGAGCTCAAGACCCCCGTCGGCGGCATTGCCCTGTTGGCCGAGGCCCTGCTCCAAGACCCCGGTGACCAGGAAACCGTCGAGTACTTTGGCAATAAGGTCTACAAGGAAGCCAACCGCATGGCCGATATGGTCAGCGAGCTTATTTCCTTGTCCAAGCTGCAAGGCGCTGAAGCGCTGCCAGAGATGGAACCGTTGGCCGTCGATGACCTCATCGAGGAAGCGCTCTCGCGCAACCAACTGGCTGCGGAGGCTCGCTCCATCGAACTCAACCGCGGCGCTTCCGCAGGCGTGCAGGTCAAAGGAGATAGGTCCCTGTTGGTTACCGCCCTGTCTAACCTCGTCTCCAACGCAATTAACTATTCGCCGGAGAAAATGCCGGTGTCCGTCTCCCAAAAAGTGGTGGATGGCGGGGTCGTGCTCATCCGCGTCACGGACCGCGGCATCGGCATCGCACCGGATGATCAAAAACGTGTTTTTGAGCGCTTCTTCCGCGTAGACCAAGCCCGGTCGCGGCAGACCGGAGGCACTGGCCTAGGATTAGCAATTGTTAAACACGTGGTGGCCAACCACGGCGGCAACATCAAACTGTGGTCCCGGCCCGGTACGGGTTCCACATTCACCATTGAGTTGCCTATCTACAGGGAAGAAAAGCCAGCGCAGGATGCTGGCATGAAGGATAATGAGAAAAAGGATGCCGTCACTGCGGCGGCGCCTGGGCTCCCGCGGGCAGTAGCACGCGTCGCAGCACGTCGAAAGGATAAAGCACAATGA
- a CDS encoding response regulator transcription factor, with product MTTILIVEDEESLADPLAFLLRKEGFEPIIAHDGPTALEKFAANDIDIVLLDLMLPGMSGTEVCKQLRTTSSVPVIMVTARDSEIDKVVGLELGADDYVTKPYSSRELIARIRAVLRRGHDSGAGADTEAEEEVAEQILEGGRVKMDVERHTVTVADEPVSMPLKEFDLLEYLLRNAGRVLTRGQLIDRIWGADYVGDTKTLDVHVKRLRSKIEEQPSRPKHLVTVRGLGYKFEL from the coding sequence ATGACCACCATCCTCATCGTTGAAGATGAAGAGTCGCTGGCAGATCCGCTGGCATTTCTCCTCCGCAAGGAGGGCTTCGAGCCGATCATCGCGCACGATGGCCCCACCGCGCTGGAAAAGTTTGCCGCTAACGACATCGATATCGTCCTTCTAGACCTCATGCTGCCCGGCATGTCTGGCACCGAGGTATGCAAGCAGCTGCGCACTACCTCGTCCGTTCCGGTCATCATGGTGACCGCGCGCGATTCCGAGATCGACAAGGTCGTCGGCCTTGAGCTGGGCGCCGATGACTACGTGACCAAGCCCTATTCCTCCCGCGAGCTCATCGCGCGCATCCGCGCGGTGTTGCGCCGCGGCCACGATTCCGGCGCCGGTGCCGATACCGAGGCGGAGGAAGAAGTAGCCGAGCAGATCCTTGAGGGCGGCCGCGTCAAGATGGACGTGGAACGCCACACCGTTACCGTCGCGGACGAGCCGGTATCCATGCCTCTTAAGGAATTCGACCTCTTGGAGTACCTGCTGCGCAACGCCGGCCGCGTACTTACCCGCGGTCAGCTCATTGACCGCATCTGGGGCGCCGATTATGTTGGCGACACCAAGACGCTCGATGTTCACGTCAAGCGCCTGCGCTCCAAGATCGAGGAGCAGCCCTCCCGCCCGAAGCACCTGGTTACCGTGCGCGGCCTGGGCTATAAATTCGAGCTCTAG